In a single window of the Pseudochaenichthys georgianus chromosome 16, fPseGeo1.2, whole genome shotgun sequence genome:
- the nkd2b gene encoding protein naked cuticle homolog 2-like isoform X1 — protein MGKLQSKHACKRRENPEGDSFVVNAFLRKGMEECERYSPTDHKLKSMQTAACLGPRERYQLSPPFPEGFQSLSNPASASPTELPGTREFPNGSLKQRQFTDQHCPLEVVLPPEKAEGCESYLQYLHSEDGVREILRDSNKAPGKKRISLDDLECDVSVEDDNRQEWIFTLYDFDNSGKVTKDDMSSLMHTIYDVVDASVNHSCHNKSKTLRVKLTVTPEPRSHRRETGTDRCHQEEGRSADKRLSSYVSSKGQSNEAPATEGQHYCVDENTERRNHYLDLAGIENYTSRFDGTTPPQETHVRTSQSQSRSRSQEPEPQVIHHRRSQVIGDSYNPAESRSKGTHFVKSPKGTYKGGNNGGSGGKSTKCHGHHPPVERMLHSGNAAAHGGQDVYHLPHQGQSSGHHQHPLQYSHSKRLRAKAREAMSPSKAPLSPQSHPQQQPPTLEREQVSGPPGSPGFVVPVVQRHEHHHHHEHHHHHHYHHYHQT, from the exons ATGGGGAAACTTCAGTCAAAACATG CGTGTAAGCGCAGAGAAAACCCTGAAG GAGACAGTTTTGTAGTGAACGCCTTCCTCCGAAAAGGGATGGAAGAATGTGAGAGATACAGCCCGACGGATCACAAGCTGAAGAGCATGCAG ACTGCAGCTTGTTTGGGGCCCagggagcggtaccagttgtcTCCACCTTTCCCAGAAGGCTTCCAGAGTCTTTCAAATCCAGCCTCCGCCTCTCCCACTGAGCTCCCAGGGACTAGA GAGTTTCCAAATGGAAGTCTGAAGCAAAGACAATTCACAGATCAACACTGTCCCCTAGAGG TGGTTCTTCCTCCAGAGAAGGCTGAGGGCTGTGAAAGCTACCTGCAGTACCTGCACTCAGAGGACGGGGTGCGGGAGATACTGAGAGATTCAAACAAAGCTCCGGGGAAGAAACGCATCAGTCTGGAT GACTTGGAGTGTGACGTTTCCGTGGAGGATGACAACCGCCAGGAGTGGATCTTCACACTTTATGACTTTGACAACAGTGGGAAAGTCACTAAGGAT GACATGTCCAGTCTGATGCACACCATCTATGATGTGGTGGATGCCTCAGTGAATCACTCCTGCCATAATAAGAGCAAGACTCTGCGTGTCAAACTGACCGTCACTCCAGAACCTAGGTCCCACAGAAGAGAAACAGGAACAG ATCGCTGTCACCAGGAAGAGGGGCGATCAGCTGACAAGCGGCTATCCTCCTATGTCAG CAGCAAAGGGCAAAGCAATGAGGCGCCGGCCACCGAGGGTCAGCATTACTGTGTGGATGAGAACACAGAGAGGAGGAATCACTACCTGGACCTGGCCGGCATAGAGAACTACACATCCAGATTTGATG GAACCACCCCTCCCCAGGAGACCCACGTTCGGACCTCCCAGAGCCAGAGCCGCTCACGCTCCCAGGAACCAGAACCCCAAGTTATCCACCATCGCCGCTCACAGGTCATCGGGGATAGCTACAACCCTGCGGAGTCTCGAAGCAAAGGCACACATTTTGTGAAATCTCCCAAAGGAACCTACAAAGGGGGGAATAACGGGGGCAGCGGTGGCAAATCCACTAAATGTCACGGCCACCACCCACCTGTGGAAAGGATGTTACACAGCGGCAACGCAGCAGCACACGGGGGGCAGGACGTGTACCACCTGCCACACCAAGGCCAATCCTCCGGCCACCACCAGCACCCTTTGCAATACAGTCACAGCAAACGTCTTAGGGCAAAAGCCCGAGAAGCCATGTCCCCATCCAAAGCCCCGCTGTCCCCTCAGTCCCACCCCCAGCAGCAGCCCCCCACACTGGAGAGAGAGCAGGTGTCGGGTCCACCTGGGAGCCCGGGGTTTGTGGTTCCCGTGGTCCAGCGTCACGAGCACCACCATCACCATgaacaccaccaccaccaccactaccACCATTACCATCAGACATGA
- the nkd2b gene encoding protein naked cuticle homolog 2-like isoform X4 → MGKLQSKHACKRRENPEGDSFVVNAFLRKGMEECERYSPTDHKLKSMQEFPNGSLKQRQFTDQHCPLEVVLPPEKAEGCESYLQYLHSEDGVREILRDSNKAPGKKRISLDDLECDVSVEDDNRQEWIFTLYDFDNSGKVTKDDMSSLMHTIYDVVDASVNHSCHNKSKTLRVKLTVTPEPRSHRRETGTDRCHQEEGRSADKRLSSYVSKGQSNEAPATEGQHYCVDENTERRNHYLDLAGIENYTSRFDGTTPPQETHVRTSQSQSRSRSQEPEPQVIHHRRSQVIGDSYNPAESRSKGTHFVKSPKGTYKGGNNGGSGGKSTKCHGHHPPVERMLHSGNAAAHGGQDVYHLPHQGQSSGHHQHPLQYSHSKRLRAKAREAMSPSKAPLSPQSHPQQQPPTLEREQVSGPPGSPGFVVPVVQRHEHHHHHEHHHHHHYHHYHQT, encoded by the exons ATGGGGAAACTTCAGTCAAAACATG CGTGTAAGCGCAGAGAAAACCCTGAAG GAGACAGTTTTGTAGTGAACGCCTTCCTCCGAAAAGGGATGGAAGAATGTGAGAGATACAGCCCGACGGATCACAAGCTGAAGAGCATGCAG GAGTTTCCAAATGGAAGTCTGAAGCAAAGACAATTCACAGATCAACACTGTCCCCTAGAGG TGGTTCTTCCTCCAGAGAAGGCTGAGGGCTGTGAAAGCTACCTGCAGTACCTGCACTCAGAGGACGGGGTGCGGGAGATACTGAGAGATTCAAACAAAGCTCCGGGGAAGAAACGCATCAGTCTGGAT GACTTGGAGTGTGACGTTTCCGTGGAGGATGACAACCGCCAGGAGTGGATCTTCACACTTTATGACTTTGACAACAGTGGGAAAGTCACTAAGGAT GACATGTCCAGTCTGATGCACACCATCTATGATGTGGTGGATGCCTCAGTGAATCACTCCTGCCATAATAAGAGCAAGACTCTGCGTGTCAAACTGACCGTCACTCCAGAACCTAGGTCCCACAGAAGAGAAACAGGAACAG ATCGCTGTCACCAGGAAGAGGGGCGATCAGCTGACAAGCGGCTATCCTCCTATGTCAG CAAAGGGCAAAGCAATGAGGCGCCGGCCACCGAGGGTCAGCATTACTGTGTGGATGAGAACACAGAGAGGAGGAATCACTACCTGGACCTGGCCGGCATAGAGAACTACACATCCAGATTTGATG GAACCACCCCTCCCCAGGAGACCCACGTTCGGACCTCCCAGAGCCAGAGCCGCTCACGCTCCCAGGAACCAGAACCCCAAGTTATCCACCATCGCCGCTCACAGGTCATCGGGGATAGCTACAACCCTGCGGAGTCTCGAAGCAAAGGCACACATTTTGTGAAATCTCCCAAAGGAACCTACAAAGGGGGGAATAACGGGGGCAGCGGTGGCAAATCCACTAAATGTCACGGCCACCACCCACCTGTGGAAAGGATGTTACACAGCGGCAACGCAGCAGCACACGGGGGGCAGGACGTGTACCACCTGCCACACCAAGGCCAATCCTCCGGCCACCACCAGCACCCTTTGCAATACAGTCACAGCAAACGTCTTAGGGCAAAAGCCCGAGAAGCCATGTCCCCATCCAAAGCCCCGCTGTCCCCTCAGTCCCACCCCCAGCAGCAGCCCCCCACACTGGAGAGAGAGCAGGTGTCGGGTCCACCTGGGAGCCCGGGGTTTGTGGTTCCCGTGGTCCAGCGTCACGAGCACCACCATCACCATgaacaccaccaccaccaccactaccACCATTACCATCAGACATGA
- the nkd2b gene encoding protein naked cuticle homolog 2-like isoform X2, producing the protein MGKLQSKHACKRRENPEGDSFVVNAFLRKGMEECERYSPTDHKLKSMQTAACLGPRERYQLSPPFPEGFQSLSNPASASPTELPGTREFPNGSLKQRQFTDQHCPLEVVLPPEKAEGCESYLQYLHSEDGVREILRDSNKAPGKKRISLDDLECDVSVEDDNRQEWIFTLYDFDNSGKVTKDDMSSLMHTIYDVVDASVNHSCHNKSKTLRVKLTVTPEPRSHRRETGTDRCHQEEGRSADKRLSSYVSKGQSNEAPATEGQHYCVDENTERRNHYLDLAGIENYTSRFDGTTPPQETHVRTSQSQSRSRSQEPEPQVIHHRRSQVIGDSYNPAESRSKGTHFVKSPKGTYKGGNNGGSGGKSTKCHGHHPPVERMLHSGNAAAHGGQDVYHLPHQGQSSGHHQHPLQYSHSKRLRAKAREAMSPSKAPLSPQSHPQQQPPTLEREQVSGPPGSPGFVVPVVQRHEHHHHHEHHHHHHYHHYHQT; encoded by the exons ATGGGGAAACTTCAGTCAAAACATG CGTGTAAGCGCAGAGAAAACCCTGAAG GAGACAGTTTTGTAGTGAACGCCTTCCTCCGAAAAGGGATGGAAGAATGTGAGAGATACAGCCCGACGGATCACAAGCTGAAGAGCATGCAG ACTGCAGCTTGTTTGGGGCCCagggagcggtaccagttgtcTCCACCTTTCCCAGAAGGCTTCCAGAGTCTTTCAAATCCAGCCTCCGCCTCTCCCACTGAGCTCCCAGGGACTAGA GAGTTTCCAAATGGAAGTCTGAAGCAAAGACAATTCACAGATCAACACTGTCCCCTAGAGG TGGTTCTTCCTCCAGAGAAGGCTGAGGGCTGTGAAAGCTACCTGCAGTACCTGCACTCAGAGGACGGGGTGCGGGAGATACTGAGAGATTCAAACAAAGCTCCGGGGAAGAAACGCATCAGTCTGGAT GACTTGGAGTGTGACGTTTCCGTGGAGGATGACAACCGCCAGGAGTGGATCTTCACACTTTATGACTTTGACAACAGTGGGAAAGTCACTAAGGAT GACATGTCCAGTCTGATGCACACCATCTATGATGTGGTGGATGCCTCAGTGAATCACTCCTGCCATAATAAGAGCAAGACTCTGCGTGTCAAACTGACCGTCACTCCAGAACCTAGGTCCCACAGAAGAGAAACAGGAACAG ATCGCTGTCACCAGGAAGAGGGGCGATCAGCTGACAAGCGGCTATCCTCCTATGTCAG CAAAGGGCAAAGCAATGAGGCGCCGGCCACCGAGGGTCAGCATTACTGTGTGGATGAGAACACAGAGAGGAGGAATCACTACCTGGACCTGGCCGGCATAGAGAACTACACATCCAGATTTGATG GAACCACCCCTCCCCAGGAGACCCACGTTCGGACCTCCCAGAGCCAGAGCCGCTCACGCTCCCAGGAACCAGAACCCCAAGTTATCCACCATCGCCGCTCACAGGTCATCGGGGATAGCTACAACCCTGCGGAGTCTCGAAGCAAAGGCACACATTTTGTGAAATCTCCCAAAGGAACCTACAAAGGGGGGAATAACGGGGGCAGCGGTGGCAAATCCACTAAATGTCACGGCCACCACCCACCTGTGGAAAGGATGTTACACAGCGGCAACGCAGCAGCACACGGGGGGCAGGACGTGTACCACCTGCCACACCAAGGCCAATCCTCCGGCCACCACCAGCACCCTTTGCAATACAGTCACAGCAAACGTCTTAGGGCAAAAGCCCGAGAAGCCATGTCCCCATCCAAAGCCCCGCTGTCCCCTCAGTCCCACCCCCAGCAGCAGCCCCCCACACTGGAGAGAGAGCAGGTGTCGGGTCCACCTGGGAGCCCGGGGTTTGTGGTTCCCGTGGTCCAGCGTCACGAGCACCACCATCACCATgaacaccaccaccaccaccactaccACCATTACCATCAGACATGA
- the nkd2b gene encoding protein naked cuticle homolog 2-like isoform X3, with amino-acid sequence MGKLQSKHACKRRENPEGDSFVVNAFLRKGMEECERYSPTDHKLKSMQEFPNGSLKQRQFTDQHCPLEVVLPPEKAEGCESYLQYLHSEDGVREILRDSNKAPGKKRISLDDLECDVSVEDDNRQEWIFTLYDFDNSGKVTKDDMSSLMHTIYDVVDASVNHSCHNKSKTLRVKLTVTPEPRSHRRETGTDRCHQEEGRSADKRLSSYVSSKGQSNEAPATEGQHYCVDENTERRNHYLDLAGIENYTSRFDGTTPPQETHVRTSQSQSRSRSQEPEPQVIHHRRSQVIGDSYNPAESRSKGTHFVKSPKGTYKGGNNGGSGGKSTKCHGHHPPVERMLHSGNAAAHGGQDVYHLPHQGQSSGHHQHPLQYSHSKRLRAKAREAMSPSKAPLSPQSHPQQQPPTLEREQVSGPPGSPGFVVPVVQRHEHHHHHEHHHHHHYHHYHQT; translated from the exons ATGGGGAAACTTCAGTCAAAACATG CGTGTAAGCGCAGAGAAAACCCTGAAG GAGACAGTTTTGTAGTGAACGCCTTCCTCCGAAAAGGGATGGAAGAATGTGAGAGATACAGCCCGACGGATCACAAGCTGAAGAGCATGCAG GAGTTTCCAAATGGAAGTCTGAAGCAAAGACAATTCACAGATCAACACTGTCCCCTAGAGG TGGTTCTTCCTCCAGAGAAGGCTGAGGGCTGTGAAAGCTACCTGCAGTACCTGCACTCAGAGGACGGGGTGCGGGAGATACTGAGAGATTCAAACAAAGCTCCGGGGAAGAAACGCATCAGTCTGGAT GACTTGGAGTGTGACGTTTCCGTGGAGGATGACAACCGCCAGGAGTGGATCTTCACACTTTATGACTTTGACAACAGTGGGAAAGTCACTAAGGAT GACATGTCCAGTCTGATGCACACCATCTATGATGTGGTGGATGCCTCAGTGAATCACTCCTGCCATAATAAGAGCAAGACTCTGCGTGTCAAACTGACCGTCACTCCAGAACCTAGGTCCCACAGAAGAGAAACAGGAACAG ATCGCTGTCACCAGGAAGAGGGGCGATCAGCTGACAAGCGGCTATCCTCCTATGTCAG CAGCAAAGGGCAAAGCAATGAGGCGCCGGCCACCGAGGGTCAGCATTACTGTGTGGATGAGAACACAGAGAGGAGGAATCACTACCTGGACCTGGCCGGCATAGAGAACTACACATCCAGATTTGATG GAACCACCCCTCCCCAGGAGACCCACGTTCGGACCTCCCAGAGCCAGAGCCGCTCACGCTCCCAGGAACCAGAACCCCAAGTTATCCACCATCGCCGCTCACAGGTCATCGGGGATAGCTACAACCCTGCGGAGTCTCGAAGCAAAGGCACACATTTTGTGAAATCTCCCAAAGGAACCTACAAAGGGGGGAATAACGGGGGCAGCGGTGGCAAATCCACTAAATGTCACGGCCACCACCCACCTGTGGAAAGGATGTTACACAGCGGCAACGCAGCAGCACACGGGGGGCAGGACGTGTACCACCTGCCACACCAAGGCCAATCCTCCGGCCACCACCAGCACCCTTTGCAATACAGTCACAGCAAACGTCTTAGGGCAAAAGCCCGAGAAGCCATGTCCCCATCCAAAGCCCCGCTGTCCCCTCAGTCCCACCCCCAGCAGCAGCCCCCCACACTGGAGAGAGAGCAGGTGTCGGGTCCACCTGGGAGCCCGGGGTTTGTGGTTCCCGTGGTCCAGCGTCACGAGCACCACCATCACCATgaacaccaccaccaccaccactaccACCATTACCATCAGACATGA